The sequence below is a genomic window from Nitrosomonas sp..
TTGGCAATGGCAGACGCAATCCTTGCCAGCACCCCATGCTTGTTCACGGCAAAGACTTTGATTTTAACCCCGAATGTCCGGGCGATATCCTTTCCCCAGGTCACATCCAGATAATTCTCCGGATTCTTATGACTCTGCGCAACGGCGGGACAATTATGGGTATGAATGATCAATCCTTGCTCCTTCTTGATCAACCCTACAATGACATCTCCCGGTATGGGATGGCAGCATTTGGCAAATTGTACGGTCAAACCTTCTGTACCCAGAATCGTGATGGGATCATTGGTCACTTGTTCACTATTGATTGATTCAAGCGGTGAAGTCAAACGTTTTGCAATCACCGCAGGCAACTGTTTACCTAAGGCCAAGTCGGCCAGCAATTCTTCCCTGGATTTGGCGCCACTGTCGCGCACCAGTTTTTCCCATTGTGCTTTGTCAATCAGCGCCGGTTCGACATTCAATGCAAGTAACGCCTGATTCAACATGCGTTCACCCAGCTCAACTGACTCATCAAACTGAATGGTCTTAAGAAAATGACGAATATGGGACCGCGCCCTGCCGGTAACCACATAGCTGAGCCAGGATGGATTGGGTTTGGCATAGGGCGCCGTAATGATTTCCACACGATCGCCATTTTTGAGTTCGCTGCGAAGCGGCGCATTTTCACCATTAATTTTGGCGGCTACGCAACAGTTTCCGATATCGGAGTGAATCGCATAGGCAAAATCGACTGCGGTTGACTGCCTGGGTAAAGTCAGGATTTTCCCCTGCGGCGTGAATACATAGACGTCACCTGGAAACAAATCAAATTTCAGGTGCTCAAGGAATTCCTTTGAATCGGCTGAATCGCTCAAAATCTCCAACAGGCTTTGCAGCCATTGGTTTGTCTTCGTGTTCAGATCGCCCAGATCGGCATCGGTGCTTTTGTACAGCCAGTGTGAAGCAACGCCATTTTCCGATATCCGATGCATTTCCTGCGTGCGAATTTGTATTTCGATGGGAATACCAAATGGCCCGAGCAATGTGCTATGTAACGACTGGTAGCCATTTTGCTTGGGGATAGCGATATAGTCCTTAAACTTCCCTGGTATGGGTCTGTATAAACCATGCAACGCGCCCAATGCAACATAACAGGAAGGGACATCATTGACAACAACCCGGAATCCATAGATATCAAGCACCTCGGAAAATGTAAGCTGCTTTCCCACCATTTTCTTGTAAATACTATAAATATGTTTCTCGCGCCCGTAGACCTGCGCTTTGAGATTGGCTTCTTTTAATTTACTGATGATCGCGTCCTGGATTTTTCCGACAACTTCACGGCGGTTACCGCGCGCTGCTTTGGTCGCTTTATCCAGCACACGATAACGCAGCGGGTGTAGATAGCGAAAACCCAACTCCTGTAATTCCTGATATATCTTGTTTAGTCCCAGACGATGGGCGATGGGCGCATAAATTTCAAGTGTTTCGCGCGCAATACTGCGCTGTTTTTCTGATCGCAT
It includes:
- a CDS encoding bifunctional (p)ppGpp synthetase/guanosine-3',5'-bis(diphosphate) 3'-pyrophosphohydrolase, whose amino-acid sequence is MHEAEPLFSEAAQYLKPEDISQLKNAYSFGQGAHSGQYRKSGEPYISHPLAVARILGQLHLDAPTLTAALLHDVVEDTDISKEEISERFGAPVAELVDGVSKLDKIQFQTQVEAQAENFRKMLLAMARDVRVILIKLADRLHNMQTLEVMRSEKQRSIARETLEIYAPIAHRLGLNKIYQELQELGFRYLHPLRYRVLDKATKAARGNRREVVGKIQDAIISKLKEANLKAQVYGREKHIYSIYKKMVGKQLTFSEVLDIYGFRVVVNDVPSCYVALGALHGLYRPIPGKFKDYIAIPKQNGYQSLHSTLLGPFGIPIEIQIRTQEMHRISENGVASHWLYKSTDADLGDLNTKTNQWLQSLLEILSDSADSKEFLEHLKFDLFPGDVYVFTPQGKILTLPRQSTAVDFAYAIHSDIGNCCVAAKINGENAPLRSELKNGDRVEIITAPYAKPNPSWLSYVVTGRARSHIRHFLKTIQFDESVELGERMLNQALLALNVEPALIDKAQWEKLVRDSGAKSREELLADLALGKQLPAVIAKRLTSPLESINSEQVTNDPITILGTEGLTVQFAKCCHPIPGDVIVGLIKKEQGLIIHTHNCPAVAQSHKNPENYLDVTWGKDIARTFGVKIKVFAVNKHGVLARIASAIAKTESNIDDVAMESEKDYTAMGFVLQVKNRHHLAQVIRDLRRIKEVAKITRI